The window CATCGGCGTGCAGCCGTCGACCCGTGCGGCCCGTTCCAGGTCCAGGGGCACGGTCTGGAAGTAGCCCTTCAGGATCCAGATGGTGAACGGCAGGGTGAAGGTCGTGTGGGACAGGATCACCGAAAGATGCGTATCCAGGAGTCCGTAGCTCCGCATCAGCAGATACATGGGGATCATGATGGCCACGCCGGGCACGCTCCGGGAACCGAGATAGAACAACAGGAGCAGCAGGTTGCCCCGGAACGGCAGGCGAGCCAGGGCGTAGGCCGCCAGAGAGCCGCAGGTCAGGTTGAGGAGCATCACCGCCGTGCCGATGATCAGGCTGTTGACGATGGCCCGGGGGAACTGCCGGGCGATGGCGGCGCCTACGTCCGCCGAGCGGCCTTCCACCTCGAAGTAAAGACCGTAGTTCCCGATGGTGGGTTCATCGGGCCACCAGCGCTGCTGCGTCACCTCCCGTTCGGGCATGAAGCTGACGGCCGCCACCCAGGCGAAGGGCAGGGTCAGGTAGATAACAGCAACCAAGGCGTAAATGTAAAGCGAGGCGCGACGCCACATGACTATCCCCTATCCCTGTACGAGTCCGCGGCGGTACAGCAGCCGGATGTAGATGATGGCCAGCGTCATGGTAATCAGCGTGATCAGGTAGGAATAGGCGTTGGCGCCGCCGAAATCGAGCCGGGCGAAGGCCTCCTTGTAGGTCTGCCAGGCGATGACGTGGGTCGCGTCGCCGGGACCGCCGCCCGTGAGCGCATAGATCAGGTCGAAGGCCCGGAAGCCGTTCATGGTCTCGAAGATGGCGACGACCAGCACGGCGTGGTAGAGCCAGGGCAGGGTGATGAAACGGAAGCGGTTCCAAGACGTGGCGCCGTCCACCCGGGCGGCCCGGTATTGCTCCGTCGGAATGGCCTGGATGGCCGCCAGGAAGATGAT is drawn from Gemmatimonadota bacterium and contains these coding sequences:
- a CDS encoding carbohydrate ABC transporter permease; the encoded protein is MWRRASLYIYALVAVIYLTLPFAWVAAVSFMPEREVTQQRWWPDEPTIGNYGLYFEVEGRSADVGAAIARQFPRAIVNSLIIGTAVMLLNLTCGSLAAYALARLPFRGNLLLLLFYLGSRSVPGVAIMIPMYLLMRSYGLLDTHLSVILSHTTFTLPFTIWILKGYFQTVPLDLERAARVDGCTPMGALLRVFLPVTTPGLVAVGIFAFIASWGEFLFALLFTTTIASRPVTVLASDFAQELQVPFTVIAAGGVLVILLPLVLSFIFQRLIIQGIGGSVTG
- a CDS encoding sugar ABC transporter permease, translating into SVAAINYLFGLNIVYTGMASPFVALNAAIGAHVWRSVPFACIIFLAAIQAIPTEQYRAARVDGATSWNRFRFITLPWLYHAVLVVAIFETMNGFRAFDLIYALTGGGPGDATHVIAWQTYKEAFARLDFGGANAYSYLITLITMTLAIIYIRLLYRRGLVQG